In the genome of Felis catus isolate Fca126 chromosome E1, F.catus_Fca126_mat1.0, whole genome shotgun sequence, the window ttctgtgtctccctctctttctgcccctcccccatcacactctgtctctgtctctctcaaaaacaaataaacattaaaaaaaaaaaaaaagaatcactgagGAAAACTGAatgacatggaaagaaaaaaacattacagtggagtattatgtatttaaaaaatttttaaatatttttatttatttttaagacagagagagacagagcatgaatggatatgcggcagagagggagacacagaatccgaagcaggctccaggctctgagctgtcagcacagagcccaacgcagggctcgaactcacaaaccgtgagatcgtgacctgagttgaagtcagacgcccaaccgattgagccacctgggcgccccatggagtattatgtattttttaaagataaggagtACACTTATCTTTGTGCATACAcaggaaaatggaagaatatgCATGAATAGTTAATAGTAATTATTCCTGGGTAACCCATagaatttaatcttttaaataattaatgtaaGCATATGGCATAAAATTCAAGGCACGAAAGGACATTCAGAGAATaaggcttcctcctcctcccagtctGTTTCCCCACTCCAAGGGCAACTACTATTAGCTGTTCAGTGAAGATGGTGGtgttaatctttctttctttctttctttctttctttctttctttctttctttctttctttctttctgatgggTGTTAATCTTTAAATACTGTGATAGAGAGTACTTTTTCAAGGAGACTGTTCTGCCTGTAGTACTGAAACATTCATGTTACCAAATGTTATAGATAGGACAACGCTCCTATCCCCTTCATATGTAACCACAATATTGGTCTTGGCCACGAGATACAGGAAGTAAAATTgtgttactttctttttcaaagaaaaaagaggacTTACAGGCACCAAAGAACAACTagcagatttaaaaagaaagaacaaaaagaaatctcCACAAAACAACAAAAGGCTAGATCATCTCTAACAGAACGAGAACTCTGTGGGCTCCAATTtggaaacaagaacaaacaaacccCTCTCTTTAATACAGTAGTGTCTTCATAGATATTTTTGCTATAGggaaaattgctttttttaaaaaatatttatttcaacagagagagagagagagagagagagagactgagtaggggagaggcagagagagagggagacacagaatctgaaccaggctccaggctctgagctgtcagcacacagcctgacatggggctcaaactcacgaactgtgagatcataacctgaaccaaggtcagtcacttaaccgactgagccacccaggtgcccctagggaaaATTGCTTTTGAAGGTTTAGCTTATTCATTAAATTCAGGATGTAGTATTCACAGTCAAccagatggggtgtgtgtgtgtgtgtgtgtgtgtgtgtgtgtgagaaataaaaggcaacctgaGTTCCGTTCAGGTGCTTACCACCTACTCTGAGGAGACAAGGTACCATATACAACTGTTATACCATTAATTCTAAAGCATGATAAAGCAAATGTCAgtacgtggggtgcctgggtgcatGCTACTGAACACAGaggacacaacacacacacatccacatagGCTTTTTACCTGAGTGGTTAAAATATCACTCTGAGAGGACACCCCTGAACAGTCTTCAGAGAGGCTTGTTTCATTCTCGTACCCAGATGCTGCTTCACCttaaatgatgataaaaatagcTTCAGATGTGAAAACAGCACATACTGCAACTCGTATCCTTCTCTTCCCATTGGTGGGAAAAATTTCACTTTCATGTCATGCAAAATGATTACATTCCTtgttttgggacacctggattTCCTATTGGAAATCATAACAATGAAAACTAGAAACAAGTCCCCCAACAATTATATCTCATTCAAACAGAGAAGATGTTCTAGCTGGGTAAAGGACTTTTAAGGAAAGGCACCTAAGGAGGAACATGTATAAAGTTTAAGAAGCAGTTACTTTAGTTGCACTTGTAAACTTGTAAAATATACTCTCCCAAAAGGCATCAACATTTAGCTCATTTCTATACTACAGATGGTGGCAAACACAAAAACCTGGTTCCAATACCTAAGTTTGAATCCACACTCTGCTCTTCTTCGTGATTATCCTCTTCCAGGCCAGGTTCCCTTTCATCATCATATGAAACCAATTCCTCATCACTCAGAACGTCCACATTTTCGGACTGATGCCTCACTTGTTTGGAAGGAGGATCAAACATCAAGAAAGGATCCTGGGTATTTGTATTAACAGCCGAGTCTTCCGATGCACTGCACTGTGAAGAAAATAAGCTACCGGAACACCTCGCTTCCTCACTAAGGTGATGTTCCTGGGACTCCTTTGCTGATGTTACCTGGTTACTGCAGTCATGTAAGCTATCCTTCAATGATTCTAGGTTCGCCTCTGTTTTCTTAGACAGACCCTCCGTGGCAATGGCATTATGGCTGGTAGACTGAGAAGGTATACTGGTTACTTTACCAAATAGTAAGTGTTGGAAGCAGGGAAGCTCTTCCTCCTCACTAGACACGTTCTCTTCTGAGGACTCTAACTTCCTGGTCTCTGTTTGGTGACCCTGAGCCAGATGTGTATGGTCTAAAGGGCTAGGGCTCCTTCTGAATTCTCCTTTCTGGACACTCTTGCCAAAAACAGCAGATCTTTCCTTAGCACTTTCAGCAAAGctgatttttccctttatttcatcACCATTTAATAGGTCATTGGGTGTCTCAGAACAAACCTGAGAAGCACGGCTACTTTCCATAGGTTGTTCTACATTATCGGAAATTAGACATGGAGAAAAATCTGCATTAACAGACTGAACTactccttcattttctccttgccttttcatttctggACATTTACAATTACTTATAGGAAGACTTTGCTCATAGACTTCAGGTTGCATAAGACCTAACCTGAGCATAGCACTTAACTTAGGTCCTCGGTTTCTACCCAGTTCTGTTTGAATGTTTTCACCACTGGAACCTACTTCATTAATGCTAGAGCCTACTTCATTAGCACTGGAACCTACTTCATTAACACTGCTTGAGCTAACttctttaaaagtgttttctctAATGTTATTTTGGCTAATTGTGTTCACTGTACTTTGAATGACGCTCTCATTTCCCACTGCTCTTTCAGGTGACATTGAACGCTGCTCAAACTTTTCCTCTGACAGGTTTTTCTTACATACAGCATTAACAGATGATCTGATGGGAGAAAGTGGTGGTATATGATAAGGGTTTTTTGAAATGTCATGGTTATTTGCAATAAAGAGTTCAGTTTCATTGCCTCTGAACTGAGATGACTGACAGAGCCCAGGGACTCCTTTTATGCTACATTTGGCATAATCACCTGGCTTCTCCACTTTCTGACTGACTGCAGAAAAGCCTGCAGTTGCACGGACTGCCTGCACATGCTTGATTTCAGACTGTTTCTTTccctgattttcttctttttgttcataTTCAAGAGCGACTTTTGGACTTTGTTTCCTTAAGGACGTGGAACGGGCCCAGGCTGTAGCACATTCCTTTTCTGGGTTTCCTGGATTTGAAAACAGAGCAAATGACTGACGTTTTGAAACCTTGAACGTATTGTATAAACACTGCGTATCAAGttcattctcttccatttctatACTTGTCTCCTGAGTATGGTTATCTTCACGTCTCAGAGGATCTGTAAAACTCTCTGTGCCATTTCTAGTATCTTTGGAACAACCACGGATAGCTTCCTTGGGGTTTTCAATTGCTGCACACAGACTCACACGTTGATTTGGTGCTGTTTTTGCCTTCCCTAGGGTGTCAGCTTCCAGTAATGAGATACTATCCTGAGTGCCATAATCGGCATCAGGTACCAATGAAATACTGGTACTCTCTACAGATCTTTCAGTTTGCAAACTTCTTCCTCCACTCGATACCAGCGCTTTGGGATCTCTGGTCCTATCAGACACGTGAATCGTTCCTCGGCTCTCTTCTAGTTCTTCTCTTTGAATGCCAGGGTTGACAAACTCTTGAAGTGTATTAGAACTTGAACAGTTAGTAAAAACCCCAGGTATGTTTGTTAAATTTAGCTCTGGAAAAGTGTTACTGgcaagtcttttatttatttgtttacttggcTTGTTACGCTTCTTGGCTCCAGGTGCAGGTTCTTTATTTTCCACGAGTTGAAGTGTTTTGCTGTGTCTGACTAGCATTTGTTCCGAACTTTTTCTTTTCACCATCTCTTCACTGCTAGAACAACTATCAATCTGTAGTTCGGTATGATCAGGTGGGCTTGGATTTCTATTGACTACTAATTCCAGCGCACGCATGTGCCTGGTAGAGGACTTCCTCCTCAGCCTGTTCTCCTTAGGTGCCCTTGAACTGTGGCTATTTAATTCTGATTCCATATTACTTATATTGCTGCTTATTGGTTCAGCTTTGGTTCTAAAAGCAGATTCTTTTTCCAATGATTCTGTTGGCttagcatttttctctttctgaacatAATCACCTTTTGTCCCATTCTCAGGACCATTATTTGTTCTATTCATCACATGGCCATTTTGCCCTATTCGATCGGTTCCCTCAATTAGCTTTTCAGGAGTCTTTTGAACAATGGCCAAAtctactttcttgataaaatcctcAGGATGAAGGCCTGCGGTAGATCTCCTTTTAcgctttgttttatttgtgagGGGATAGGCTTGCGTTATCTGAGGTTCTATAGCACATGCTCCTATAATGAGATCTTCACTTGTGTGGCTCAAGTTAGGAAGGCTTGCCTTCCTCCGATAggttttcccaaatattttatcttcaatATTACTCTCTACTGGTTTGGTGTGAACTCTTTCACTTTCACATATCAAAGCATCATGAGGATCACTGGCCATTAAGTCTATTTTCTCAGAAGAACCAGAATATCCATCCACTACATTTGGAACTTCTGCACCAGCTACTCCAGGATTCGATTCAGATCCCTCATCATGTGAGTCATCAGAAGTTAACATTTCATCACTTCTGGAAAACCACTCATTAACTTTCTGTATGCTACTATTCAGTGTTATCCAAGGTACATCTTGGGAATCTCTAGGACTGTCAGAGCATGGAGATTTCTGCTTACTCAGTTTTCTCCTACACAGGGGATCAGCATTCAGAACTACCTTTTTCTCTGTGCTGGGAGTCTGCCTATCATTACATGTTTCCTTACTTTCAGCCCATCTGCTCTGTTGGCTCCTTGCTACGCCAGGCTGTTTGCTTTCATTACAGAATTCAGCCTTTTCTACATTCATTCTGCCTTTAGTGAGTAATAAACTGCTGTTCTCATGCTGTAATGAGCTGGCACGAGTATTTGTGGCACATGGCTCCACATGCAAGTTTGAAACAGAAATACCCTGATACTTTTCTGGATGCTTTTCAGTTGCATGCTTCTCAGTGGCGGTCAAATCTTTATTACTGGGTTGACGATGTTCAATATTTGTTATGTCCTCAGAAAATTCACAAGAGGCTGAAAGTATACAAAAAAAAGGTGCTTAAAAACTGAATTATCATGAAAAAATAATGTCCTTCATACAACTTGCAGGGTAGAAATAAAGCAACTGGCTATTTTTAGAGAAACTAACCTCATAAACCACCAAATATACTGAAGATGTAGCTCATGCCCTTTCccagaatttctatttatctAGATTCTCCTTATTTCCACTCaagatacttaaaattttaatttcagaattccCCTTATTCATAAAACATACCTCCTATTTCTGTAACCTCTGACAATGAACTTAAAGCAGACTGGGCATCAGACATACAGTGCTCTATCTTCAGATTCATACTCTATTTAAATACCAGTATacaaaagatgaaatataaacatatcaattaaaagtaaaaggcaacaaTCAGTTACACAGGCTACTATTATAATCACATCAGTCTAGTGCCATTGAAATAGATCAGGCTGTACCatgacatttgaaaaagaaagatattctAACTCTGCCAAGAGATGTTGTGAATTATAAATGTCCCAAATGGTCTTCAGAATAATCTAATTACAGTACTGAATCCACCCATTCTCTCTTCATTGCCCATTAAGTTGGGAAGACTTGTCATTACCCTTTTTTGCAGGATTCAAACTGGCTTCAGCTCTGGCTCCTTGAGGGGTGATTCCTAACAATTCGTCATCTTCCGCACTATAGAGAAGAGATAGAAGCCTTAATGCGAAATGCTAGTTACATGCTCACAGAGTTGTCAAATGAGCAAGATCAAGTATTTTAGCTCCTCTAGGTACTATTGCAATAAGATGATCAATTTAATTCACTTTCTGAAATTTGCTCTCTCCTTTAGTAACTTCCAGTCATAGTGAAATGGTCAAAGACTAAAGAAGGAAACACATTCACAAAAATCAGAGTAGTGTAGATACATTGCTTTACGGATGTGCAAAAGAGAACCAAAATTTAAATGGTAGCCGAACAACAGCCAAAAGATGGTAGAGAAAAATAcccaatgaaatttaaaagtgtatgttaatgaggggcacctgggtggctcagttggttaagtgtccgactttggctcaggtcatgatctcatggttctcaagttcaagccctgtgtcgggctctgtgctgacagctcagagtctggagcctgctacagattctgtgtctgcatctctttctgcccctcccttgctcgtgctctgtctctcaaaaaaaatcaataggggtgcctgggtggctcagtcagttaagcgtccgacttcaactcaggtcacaatctcacggtccgtgagttcgagccccacgttgggctctggactgatggctcagagcctggagcctgcttcggattctgtgtctccctctctctctgcccctcccccgttcacgctctgtctctctctgtctcaaaaataaataaacgttaaaaaaaaaaaattaaaaaaaaaaaagaataaatgttaaaaaaaatttttttttaagtgtatcttaTTGAGAACGCAAGAGCAAAGATATTTAAACAAAGAGAGCACTGGGATGGAGTAGACACTCCAATAGAATGCAACACTGCCTCTGTGCTTCTTTTCCAACTAAAAATCATTTCCTCCCAATTGAGAGATTAGGAAAAAGTCATTCGTAAACAAGATCTGATTGGCAATGACAATCACCATAGATCACCAAAGCCACCACAGATCTTAGTCAGGCAATAATTCCTAAGGAAAGTAATTTGACAGGTAACCCAATTGGGGTGGCTTGTAGATTACTGTAGAATTGATGTAGACAAAGCTTGAGGGATAGATGgaattaaggaagagaaaaagaattgaaaattaaGTCCTTTAGTATTTTCATGAGCCAAAATTACCACTGTGTCAATACTACTGTTCAAGGAACTAAGTTAAACATGACCATGGGCTGGAAGCAAGTTTGACTGGAGTTCtattattttaaactcttttagACTCTACTAAGATAGGCTTTCTcagctataaaaacaaacaaccatcAAGGTCTATTCCAACGCTATGATCCTAACCGAAACACCAATCCTTAATACtaattaaacaaatacaaaaatgccGGCTTCATAGACAAAGGCTCTCTTCAACTCACCTGAAATAACTTGCCTTATTCACTGTATCTTCAGAAGAATCAGATCCTAAAAAATTCCCCAGATGACCAATCaataaaaggatttttattaAAAGGGCTAAACTCAATAAATCTACTTGTTGCAAAACAgatattcattcaagaaatattactGCACACTCACTATACACAAAATTTGCAGGCACAATGATACATATGGCAGCCAACACAGAGACGTAGTTACAAATACAGGATCTGACACCAGAATTCCTAAGGTTGAATCACAGCTCTGCCCCTTGCTAGTTTTGTTATCTTGGCAAAATGTCTTCACCTCTGTGTGCCTttatttcctcatgtgtaaaataagtataataatatTAACAACCTCAGAAGTTTGTCATGCATTTTAAATGAGTTATACAAATAAAGACCAACAGTGCCTAGACCACATAAGTGGTCCTAAATATTCACTATTatagttattttgtttatttttatgacacaACATCTGTTGTCTTAGAACTTATGATCCTAAGACGGGAAAAGATTTACAAGTAATTTCAAGAGAATCTGGTAAGTGTGATGGTGAACATACAGTGGTGTTTGGGAGCCCAAAGACGACCGGTCATTCTTTCCAATTATAAAAACGTTCTAAAAGACAAGACAATCAGAGACCTGTTTGAACTGAGCTTGGCTTCTTAAAAGTCTTCCTAGCCTAGTACAATGTATCTTGGATCCCTCTAAATGCTGTGGCCATCCCATCAGATTATTTCTTATCCCTACTCTCCATCCTTCCAAAGCATATTTACACATGCTAGACAGccttccttttgctctttttataaaataagagtCTTCAAGGTGAGAGCTGCATCTTTTACATTATTTAGAACACACCATAAGgctggaaaaataataatattttattttcactttccaAAGCTCCCTGCCATTGTACAAATTATGAGGATTTGGTATAACTATaagacaaataatccagcaactattattctaaatttacaaAATCTGTGTCTCTTACCCAATTCAATGTAGACAGACTTATTCTGTGGTTGTATCTGCTGCTTTGTCCTCAGAGATCTCACAATTCCAAAGTTAGAGAGTTGGACACTAAGACTGGTTTCCTGCTAAGCAGTAAAGAATGATCAACTATTTGTTGGCCAGTCCTATGTTTCCTTTCTTAAAGAGAAACTCCAGGCCATGGACAAAATAGACGATCATAATTAGCTAACATTTGACACCTGGAAAAAACACTTGGCAAATTGCACATCAAAATGTACGAGTTATGTGTGGTTTGagtattttttcctctctctgttgtTTTAAACTTCTCTAAACTGAATGTTTTATCTATGTGATTTTTTGaagtaaagaaaaacagattttgaatCTAATACTTTATATTATAGCATAGAAAGGGAATGAACTTCATTTAGTACACATCCCCAATCATATCTGATAACAGGGTTATGAATAAAAACCCAGCAATCCTAAGAACATTCAGAATGggtaagaatatttaaaactcCAACATTATTCTGAtgaaggtttccttctttttgagtCCTTAAACATCTACTGAAAAATGAATGCTGGTACCATGAGAACTATTACTTTAAGATctcattattcattcatatacAAGCAACAACAGAGCAAATCACTGCATTTTCTCTGACAATTGCATCTTTTAAATTGAAGTAATTTTCAAATggtaaaaactgattttttttccaggcaacttttcaaaggaaacaaattagGACATACTTCCTCATGCCTGGAGAATTACTGTAAgatggttattttaaaaactagcgagtagggtgcctgggtagttcagtcggttaagcgtctgactcagttttggctcaggtcatgatcccctgatttgtgagattaagccccgtgtaggctctgcgctgttagagcacagcctacttgggattccctctctccctctccctctgccccattctctttctctctctcaaaataaataaataaatattggaaaaaataaaaactagcaaGCTTAAAACTTAAAACCATCAGTGACCTTGCGGCTAATTTAGACAagcatcagaatggataaagcactaaagcaggggaagggcccaGAAGGTCTCTCTTGCCCACACTAGGTATAAAGACCTTCTCTTGGCTCTTCTAACTCTTGATCAACCACTTAATTTACCATCTTACCTTGTTTACTGACTTTTTATGTAAATCCACAAGCATCTAGCACCTTCACTAATTCACAACGCTCAATAAACAGATGTtactagaataaatgaaaatggcttTACCAAGTTAGGGTTTTCAGGTTCACTCTGTCGAAGTCTTTTAGCACGGTTTCGATAGCCCATACTTTGGATAATAGAAACCTCCTCCTTCAGATGCTCAGGagagttattttccttttttgaaaagttatagCTGTTTGCAACTGtgaattagaaaggaaaatgttatttttgtagttagaaaaaatacagtaattgtATCAAAGAACCAAGAGAAATTCTGTGTATACTGTTTTGTTAAGACAATGCATTAAAGACTacctctcatttttttaatcaactctggaaattctactcctaggaaACACACAGACTGTCAAAgttatttctaatcttttttccCTACCTCAATACTAACAAATTTACCTATTAATACCATATTTCCCTAATCTAAGATGCCAACAATGCAAGATGCACCATTATTTTCTGTACCACTTAGAAACCACATTACGTTAAGAACACACCACAGGTGGTAAATTGCTCCCAATTTGGGAgatgtgaaatgtgaaaaatgcaCATCTCAGAACCTATAAAATAAGGGGTGAGACCAGtgggaataattttaaaaataaatcaacagataAAGATTTAAAGTTAACCTAGACCAAAAGATCTTACTGCTTATTCACAGAAAATAATTGTGAAAACTTCCCGAGTTTTAATGGACAACCACTTGAGAACTGGCCCCTAGGGCTATGCAACACTTACACTGCAATCCTGTGTCAAGCTCAAAAGCATGAATGATGTTCAACAGCTCTTCAACAAGTTGACTAAATCTTGTACTTTCCTGTAGGCTTCTGAAATTAAATTGATTGAGAAACATACTCAGCAAAGGATGATCAACTTTTAAAGGACACTAAAATAAGGAaagacatgtaaacaaataaagtAAATGTAGCAACAGtagaaaaattatattcagaGAATACAGCTATTAGTGACATTACAGTATAATCAAACATCACCCACATCAGAAAGTACGTAGCAGTATCagttgttcttttctctctctctctctctctctctctctctctctctctctcttttggccaTTCAAGCCTATCAAAAGCCTATAGCTATCTAAAATAATAGTACTCTGAATCCATAGTAGATATAAGTCTACTGCATAGAGAACTTCCCATTCTTAACACTTGAACCTCATCCACTCAACCTCCTAATTTGAGCTTTCAAGGATTTCTGTGAAATGATGATGACGTTATTTCAAAAGCACAGATGATAATGTCCGAAGAGAGATTTTGGTTTAGGAAAGTTGTAGGGcaatataattcatttatttgtttaaatatctctgtgactactatgtgccaaacactgaaAAAACAGTGTTGACTGAGACAGAAAAAGCCAGTGCCCCAAAAGAACTTACATTCTGACCAGAGGGACCCAAAATATGTAAACACACTGTGTGTGCGTAAATAATTAAGTGGAaacaaatgcaagaaaaataaaagcaggaccAGGAGACAATGAGGGCAAAATGATATAGTCCCACTTTAGATAAGACTACAAGTTCTTGTGCCATTCAGAAGCATTAGAAAGAGGCAATGAATTCCTAATACCTTTATAAGACAGATATACAATAAAACTTTCAAGAAAATgactttagaaataatttattctgTCAGCTGAATAtccatttgtacatttttctagTGATGAATAGTTTGACAGGAACACCAATATATTATTAAGGAATTTCTACTTTTCCCTACTGTTGTTGCATCCAACCTCCCATCACTACCCAAATCAGATACCTTTTGGTTATATCATTCTTACACAAAGGACACTGTGAAGGCCCTTTCCTCTGGTTGAGAAGTTTCAGcatac includes:
- the BRCA1 gene encoding breast cancer type 1 susceptibility protein isoform X1, whose amino-acid sequence is MDLSADRVEEVQSVLNAMQKILECPICLELIKEPVSTKCDHIFCKFCMLKLLNQRKGPSQCPLCKNDITKRSLQESTRFSQLVEELLNIIHAFELDTGLQFANSYNFSKKENNSPEHLKEEVSIIQSMGYRNRAKRLRQSEPENPNLQETSLSVQLSNFGIVRSLRTKQQIQPQNKSVYIELGSDSSEDTVNKASYFSAEDDELLGITPQGARAEASLNPAKKASCEFSEDITNIEHRQPSNKDLTATEKHATEKHPEKYQGISVSNLHVEPCATNTRASSLQHENSSLLLTKGRMNVEKAEFCNESKQPGVARSQQSRWAESKETCNDRQTPSTEKKVVLNADPLCRRKLSKQKSPCSDSPRDSQDVPWITLNSSIQKVNEWFSRSDEMLTSDDSHDEGSESNPGVAGAEVPNVVDGYSGSSEKIDLMASDPHDALICESERVHTKPVESNIEDKIFGKTYRRKASLPNLSHTSEDLIIGACAIEPQITQAYPLTNKTKRKRRSTAGLHPEDFIKKVDLAIVQKTPEKLIEGTDRIGQNGHVMNRTNNGPENGTKGDYVQKEKNAKPTESLEKESAFRTKAEPISSNISNMESELNSHSSRAPKENRLRRKSSTRHMRALELVVNRNPSPPDHTELQIDSCSSSEEMVKRKSSEQMLVRHSKTLQLVENKEPAPGAKKRNKPSKQINKRLASNTFPELNLTNIPGVFTNCSSSNTLQEFVNPGIQREELEESRGTIHVSDRTRDPKALVSSGGRSLQTERSVESTSISLVPDADYGTQDSISLLEADTLGKAKTAPNQRVSLCAAIENPKEAIRGCSKDTRNGTESFTDPLRREDNHTQETSIEMEENELDTQCLYNTFKVSKRQSFALFSNPGNPEKECATAWARSTSLRKQSPKVALEYEQKEENQGKKQSEIKHVQAVRATAGFSAVSQKVEKPGDYAKCSIKGVPGLCQSSQFRGNETELFIANNHDISKNPYHIPPLSPIRSSVNAVCKKNLSEEKFEQRSMSPERAVGNESVIQSTVNTISQNNIRENTFKEVSSSSVNEVGSSANEVGSSINEVGSSGENIQTELGRNRGPKLSAMLRLGLMQPEVYEQSLPISNCKCPEMKRQGENEGVVQSVNADFSPCLISDNVEQPMESSRASQVCSETPNDLLNGDEIKGKISFAESAKERSAVFGKSVQKGEFRRSPSPLDHTHLAQGHQTETRKLESSEENVSSEEEELPCFQHLLFGKVTSIPSQSTSHNAIATEGLSKKTEANLESLKDSLHDCSNQVTSAKESQEHHLSEEARCSGSLFSSQCSASEDSAVNTNTQDPFLMFDPPSKQVRHQSENVDVLSDEELVSYDDEREPGLEEDNHEEEQSVDSNLGEAASGYENETSLSEDCSGVSSQSDILTTQQRDTMQDNLIKLQQEMAELEAVLEQHESQPSNSSPALIRDSYAPEDLFNPEQNTSEKAVLTSEKSSDCLISQNPESLSADKFQVSLDSSTSKTKEPGMRRSSPSQSRLLDTRQCVRSHSSSLQSTNCLSQKELIKAVDGEELQLTKSEPRDFMEQSYLPRQDLEGTPYFESGISLFSDDPESDFSVDRAPEPVHVSSMPASTSALKLPQFQVEESAKSTAAVHITNTAGYNKREDIEGKERPEMMSSTKRVNKRISMVASGLTPKELVLVQKFARRHQITLTNVISEETTHVIMKTDAEFVCERTLKYFLGIAGGRWVVSYFWVTQSIKERKMLDEHDFEVRGDVVNGRNHQGPKRARESRDRKIFGGLEICCYGPFTNMPTDQLEWMVRLCGASVVKRPSLFTLSKATHPVVVVQPDAWTEDSGFHAIGQMCEAPVVTREWVLDSVALYQCQELDTYLIPQIPRATADLSQPCV
- the BRCA1 gene encoding breast cancer type 1 susceptibility protein isoform X2, encoding MDLSADRVEEVQSVLNAMQKILECPICLELIKEPVSTKCDHIFCKFCMLKLLNQRKGPSQCPLCKNDITKRSLQESTRFSQLVEELLNIIHAFELDTGLQFANSYNFSKKENNSPEHLKEEVSIIQSMGYRNRAKRLRQSEPENPNLQETSLSVQLSNFGIVRSLRTKQQIQPQNKSVYIELGSDSSEDTVNKASYFSAEDDELLGITPQGARAEASLNPAKKASCEFSEDITNIEHRQPSNKDLTATEKHATEKHPEKYQGISVSNLHVEPCATNTRASSLQHENSSLLLTKGRMNVEKAEFCNESKQPGVARSQQSRWAESKETCNDRQTPSTEKKVVLNADPLCRRKLSKQKSPCSDSPRDSQDVPWITLNSSIQKVNEWFSRSDEMLTSDDSHDEGSESNPGVAGAEVPNVVDGYSGSSEKIDLMASDPHDALICESERVHTKPVESNIEDKIFGKTYRRKASLPNLSHTSEDLIIGACAIEPQITQAYPLTNKTKRKRRSTAGLHPEDFIKKVDLAIVQKTPEKLIEGTDRIGQNGHVMNRTNNGPENGTKGDYVQKEKNAKPTESLEKESAFRTKAEPISSNISNMESELNSHSSRAPKENRLRRKSSTRHMRALELVVNRNPSPPDHTELQIDSCSSSEEMVKRKSSEQMLVRHSKTLQLVENKEPAPGAKKRNKPSKQINKRLASNTFPELNLTNIPGVFTNCSSSNTLQEFVNPGIQREELEESRGTIHVSDRTRDPKALVSSGGRSLQTERSVESTSISLVPDADYGTQDSISLLEADTLGKAKTAPNQRVSLCAAIENPKEAIRGCSKDTRNGTESFTDPLRREDNHTQETSIEMEENELDTQCLYNTFKVSKRQSFALFSNPGNPEKECATAWARSTSLRKQSPKVALEYEQKEENQGKKQSEIKHVQAVRATAGFSAVSQKVEKPGDYAKCSIKGVPGLCQSSQFRGNETELFIANNHDISKNPYHIPPLSPIRSSVNAVCKKNLSEEKFEQRSMSPERAVGNESVIQSTVNTISQNNIRENTFKEVSSSSVNEVGSSANEVGSSINEVGSSGENIQTELGRNRGPKLSAMLRLGLMQPEVYEQSLPISNCKCPEMKRQGENEGVVQSVNADFSPCLISDNVEQPMESSRASQVCSETPNDLLNGDEIKGKISFAESAKERSAVFGKSVQKGEFRRSPSPLDHTHLAQGHQTETRKLESSEENVSSEEEELPCFQHLLFGKVTSIPSQSTSHNAIATEGLSKKTEANLESLKDSLHDCSNQVTSAKESQEHHLSEEARCSGSLFSSQCSASEDSAVNTNTQDPFLMFDPPSKQVRHQSENVDVLSDEELVSYDDEREPGLEEDNHEEEQSVDSNLGEAASGYENETSLSEDCSGVSSQSDILTTQQRDTMQDNLIKLQQEMAELEAVLEQHESQPSNSSPALIRDSYAPEDLFNPEQNTSEKVLTSEKSSDCLISQNPESLSADKFQVSLDSSTSKTKEPGMRRSSPSQSRLLDTRQCVRSHSSSLQSTNCLSQKELIKAVDGEELQLTKSEPRDFMEQSYLPRQDLEGTPYFESGISLFSDDPESDFSVDRAPEPVHVSSMPASTSALKLPQFQVEESAKSTAAVHITNTAGYNKREDIEGKERPEMMSSTKRVNKRISMVASGLTPKELVLVQKFARRHQITLTNVISEETTHVIMKTDAEFVCERTLKYFLGIAGGRWVVSYFWVTQSIKERKMLDEHDFEVRGDVVNGRNHQGPKRARESRDRKIFGGLEICCYGPFTNMPTDQLEWMVRLCGASVVKRPSLFTLSKATHPVVVVQPDAWTEDSGFHAIGQMCEAPVVTREWVLDSVALYQCQELDTYLIPQIPRATADLSQPCV